The Perca fluviatilis chromosome 2, GENO_Pfluv_1.0, whole genome shotgun sequence genome includes a region encoding these proteins:
- the LOC120551163 gene encoding LOW QUALITY PROTEIN: cytochrome c oxidase subunit 1-like (The sequence of the model RefSeq protein was modified relative to this genomic sequence to represent the inferred CDS: substituted 1 base at 1 genomic stop codon): TKIHFGIMFVGVNLTFFLLGDDQIYNVIVTAHSNQNTVSSIGSLISLVAVIIFLFIIXEAFAAKREVLAVELTATNEEDLNAV; the protein is encoded by the exons ACTAAAATTCACTTTGGAATTATGTTCGTAGGAGTAAACCTAACGTTCTTTCTCCTTGGAGACGACCAGATTTATAACGTAATTGTTACAGCACAT TCGAACCAAAACACGGTTTCTTCAATTGGCTCTCTAATTTCCCTAGTTGCTGTTATCAtattcttatttattatttgagaAGCTTTCGCCGCCAAACGAGAAGTTCTGGCAGTAGAGCTGACTGCAACTAATGAAGAggacttaaa TGCcgtgtag